From the Ciona intestinalis chromosome 2, KH, whole genome shotgun sequence genome, one window contains:
- the LOC100183774 gene encoding uncharacterized protein LOC100183774 isoform X2 → MSILGNQGEFACVPREAATDFIVKCITAAGATTSHATDLAELLVAADYRGHFSHGMNRLEMYVKDLKTGICDVKGEPVVEKETVATAMVDGGNLLGPAVGKFCMNLAIKKASEAGVGWVCARRSNHYSIAGYYGLMAAEKSMIGFSFTNTTPTLFIPRSNSMTLGTNPICCVAPAKDGDSFALDMATTTVAFGKVEVAHRKGENIPNGWGADPQGRETNDPTKVLNGGGLLPLGGSEIGGGYKGYGLAMMVEVMCGVLAGAHYGKNIRRWGTTERIADLGQCFIAVDPKAFFPGFEERLQDFIDSQRNLEPSDPNHPVLVAGDPERIHMKKCDDMGGIPYPKNVVEYMNGVANKLGVSSMTTINPKV, encoded by the exons ATGTCAATTTTAGGAAACCAAGG TGAATTTGCCTGCGTACCGAGGGAAGCCGCTACAGACTTTATAGTGAAATGCATCACTGCAGCTGGGGCAACTACATCTCATGCAACCGACCTTGCTGAGCTGTTGGTAGCTGCTGATTATCGAGGACACTTCAGTCATGGAATGAACAGACTTG AGATGTACGTCAAAGATTTGAAGACAGGAATTTGCGACGTGAAGGGCGAGCCTGTTGTTGAGAAGGAAACGGTTGCCACGGCAATGGTGGATGGGGGGAATCTACTCGGACCTGCTGTTGGGAAGTTTTGTATGAACCTTGCTATTAAG AAAGCGTCGGAAGCAGGTGTTGGTTGGGTGTGTGCACGCAGATCAAACCACTACAGTATAGCTGGGTATTATGGGTTGATGGCTGCTGAAAAGTCTATGATT GGCTTTTCTTTCACCAACACCACACCGACTTTATTCATCCCTCGATCTAACTCTATGACCCTTGGTACCAACCCGATCTGCTGTGTTGCTCCTGCTAAGGATGGCGATTCATTTGCGCTAGACATGGCAACGACAACTGTGGCTTTTGGCAAAGTTGAAGTGGCTCATAG GAAAGGCGAAAATATTCCCAATGGTTGGGGTGCTGACCCACAAGGTCGAGAAACAAACGATCCAACGAAAGTTTTAAACGGGGGTGGGTTGTTACCACTAGGTGGATCAGAGATCGGTGGCGGATATAAAG GATATGGGTTGGCTATGATGGTTGAAGTGATGTGTGGAGTGTTGGCTGGAGCTCATTATGGGAAGAATATTAGAAGGTGGGGAACAACTGAACGAATCGCTGATTTG GGACAATGCTTCATAGCTGTCGACCCAAAAGCCTTTTTCCCCGGGTTTGAGGAAAGACTCCAGGACTTCATCGACAGCCAACGTAACTTGGAACCCTCTGACCCTAACCACCCGGTTCTTGTGGCTGGTGACCCGGAACGTATACATATGAAGAAGTGTGATGACATGGGGGGAATTCCATATCCTAAGAATGTTGTTGAATACATG AATGGTGTTGCAAACAAGTTAGGAGTTAGCAGTATGACTACAATCAACCCAAAGGTTTAA
- the LOC100183774 gene encoding uncharacterized protein LOC100183774 isoform X1, whose protein sequence is MSILGNQGEFACVPREAATDFIVKCITAAGATTSHATDLAELLVAADYRGHFSHGMNRLEMYVKDLKTGICDVKGEPVVEKETVATAMVDGGNLLGPAVGKFCMNLAIKKASEAGVGWVCARRSNHYSIAGYYGLMAAEKSMIGMSMCNTSPLVVGSRAQQCTLGTNPIAFVAPTNSSDNFALDMATSTVAVGKIELQKRKGENIPNGWGADPQGRETNDPTKVLNGGGLLPLGGSEIGGGYKGYGLAMMVEVMCGVLAGAHYGKNIRRWGTTERIADLGQCFIAVDPKAFFPGFEERLQDFIDSQRNLEPSDPNHPVLVAGDPERIHMKKCDDMGGIPYPKNVVEYMNGVANKLGVSSMTTINPKV, encoded by the exons ATGTCAATTTTAGGAAACCAAGG TGAATTTGCCTGCGTACCGAGGGAAGCCGCTACAGACTTTATAGTGAAATGCATCACTGCAGCTGGGGCAACTACATCTCATGCAACCGACCTTGCTGAGCTGTTGGTAGCTGCTGATTATCGAGGACACTTCAGTCATGGAATGAACAGACTTG AGATGTACGTCAAAGATTTGAAGACAGGAATTTGCGACGTGAAGGGCGAGCCTGTTGTTGAGAAGGAAACGGTTGCCACGGCAATGGTGGATGGGGGGAATCTACTCGGACCTGCTGTTGGGAAGTTTTGTATGAACCTTGCTATTAAG AAAGCGTCGGAAGCAGGTGTTGGTTGGGTGTGTGCACGCAGATCAAACCACTACAGTATAGCTGGGTATTATGGGTTGATGGCTGCTGAAAAGTCTATGATT gGAATGTCCATGTGTAACACCTCCCCATTAGTGGTTGGTTCGCGGGCCCAACAGTGCACTTTGGGTACAAATCCAATTGCTTTTGTTGCACCAACTAATTCTTCCGATAACTTTGCACTAGATATGGCCACCTCAACTGTAGCAGTTGGAAAAATCGAATTACAGAAAAG GAAAGGCGAAAATATTCCCAATGGTTGGGGTGCTGACCCACAAGGTCGAGAAACAAACGATCCAACGAAAGTTTTAAACGGGGGTGGGTTGTTACCACTAGGTGGATCAGAGATCGGTGGCGGATATAAAG GATATGGGTTGGCTATGATGGTTGAAGTGATGTGTGGAGTGTTGGCTGGAGCTCATTATGGGAAGAATATTAGAAGGTGGGGAACAACTGAACGAATCGCTGATTTG GGACAATGCTTCATAGCTGTCGACCCAAAAGCCTTTTTCCCCGGGTTTGAGGAAAGACTCCAGGACTTCATCGACAGCCAACGTAACTTGGAACCCTCTGACCCTAACCACCCGGTTCTTGTGGCTGGTGACCCGGAACGTATACATATGAAGAAGTGTGATGACATGGGGGGAATTCCATATCCTAAGAATGTTGTTGAATACATG AATGGTGTTGCAAACAAGTTAGGAGTTAGCAGTATGACTACAATCAACCCAAAGGTTTAA
- the LOC100179070 gene encoding glycosyltransferase 1 domain-containing protein 1: MRCVVILSPLLPCSGNTSTVGRISEHFTKRGIECVSCTPTHFVAENKCSVKLLNIFIEKKCAEALLLLHAVKSGVCLQCRCNVPCKLRVNYGIVFGGTDINEDRHNGNKQTILKDTIKSSVFCVAFTEDLKQIALTICPKSNIHVYPQAVDYTMFKSHAVSENTPDLKSPILFIIPSNIRPVKNPLFLLEDFWKWSVSQRPKYDIRLLVIGNILDEAYSETFFQKLSALKLRYSSKVNVSPEGKQTQNLQTWLNKTNGDRVLFSPAVPRHEFQKLLSNFTFAVVNTSNSEGMASSLLEAMSMNIPVLARDIPGNSAVINHDLNGCLFLNPDEFIFSAMKLITDKEYRLSLITAAQKSICKVYNPHIEAEFYLKLFQKHFSVL, from the coding sequence ATGCGTTGTGTTGTTATATTATCTCCTCTACTACCATGTAGTGGCAATACTTCCACTGTAGGAAGAATTTCCGAGCATTTTACGAAGAGGGGTATTGAATGTGTTTCATGCACGCCCACACATTTTGTGGCAGAAAATAAATGTTctgtaaaacttttaaacatttttattgaaaaaaaatgtgcgGAGGCTTTATTATTGTTGCATGCTGTAAAGAGTGGCGTGTGTTTGCAATGTCGCTGTAATGTTCCGTGTAAATTGCGCGTTAACTATGGAATAGTATTTGGTGGCACCGACATTAATGAAGACAGACATAATGGGAACAAACAAACCATCTTAAAAGATACAATTAAGAGCTCAGTGTTTTGTGTGGCATTCACTGAAGATTTGAAACAAATTGCTTTGACCATTTGCCCCAAGTCAAATATACATGTTTATCCTCAAGCAGTTGACTATACAATGTTTAAATCCCATGCAGTTAGTGAAAACACTCCTGACCTTAAAAGtccaattttatttatcatacCTTCAAATATAAGACCTGTGAAAAACCCTTTGTTTCTGCTTGAAGATTTTTGGAAGTGGAGTGTCTCGCAAAGGCCAAAGTACGACATCAGGTTATTGGTTATTGGTAACATACTAGATGAAGCATACtctgaaacattttttcaaaagttgtCAGCATTGAAATTGAGATATAGCAGTAAAGTTAATGTTTCACCGGAAGGTAAACAAACCCAGAATTTGCAAACGTGGCTGAATAAAACAAACGGAGACCGCGTGTTATTCTCTCCTGCTGTACCAAGACATGAGTTCCAAAAACTTTTATCCAACTTTACATTTGCAGTGGTAAATACCTCAAACAGCGAAGGTATGGCATCTTCATTGTTGGAAGCGATGTCTATGAATATACCAGTACTTGCTCGTGATATACCTGGCAACAGTGCTGTTATAAACCATGATCTAAATGGCTGTTTGTTCTTAAATCCTGACGAGTTTATATTTTCCGCTATGAAACTAATCACTGACAAAGAATATAGACTTAGTTTGATTACAGCAGCACAGAAATCAATATGCAAAGTTTACAACCCACATATAGAAGCtgagttttatttgaaattattcCAAAAGCACTTTAGTGTATTATGA
- the LOC100176750 gene encoding glutathione S-transferase 1-like — MAFHFRRLGLNLLKSKNKMPTYKLCYFNLRGLGEMARIVFAEVGVEYTDERLEREGADWAERKPKTPFGKLPILFVDDVQIAHSRAILRYLGRIFNLMGSNELEAALVDMWIEVLFESAMAYPFNEQDEKKKAELADALWNDNLLPKLAKVNEQIIKSGGPYILGEKLSVADIALFSKFELLKVWFADKSLESVPYVTKMIETLENRPKIAAWLKKRPASYI; from the exons atgGCATTTCACTTCAGGCgtttaggtttaaatttgttaaaatcaaAGAACAAAATGCCCACCTACAAGCTATGTTACTTCAACCTCCGTGGTCTTGGAGAAATGGCGAGAATCGTATTCGCTGAAGTTGGCGTTGAATACACGGATGAAAGGCTGGAGCGAGAAGGGGCTGACTGGGCTGAACGAAAACCTA AGACGCCATTTGGAAAGTTGCCGATTCTTTTCGTAGATGATGTTCAAATTGCGCATAGTAGGGCAATATTGCGTTATCTTGGTcgtatatttaatttaatgggATCAAATGAGTTGGAAGCGGCGCTGGTTGATATGTGGATTGAAGTTTTGTTTGAATCTGCCATGGCATATCCATTCAATGAACAAGacgaaaagaaaaag GCGGAGCTGGCTGACGCTCTTTGGAACGATAACCTATTACCGAAGCTGGCAAAAGTAAAcgaacaaattataaaatcaggTGGACCATACATACTAGGAGAG AAACTCTCTGTTGCTGACATTGCCCTGTTTTCTAAATTTGAACTATTGAAAGTTTGGTTTGCCGATAAATCATTGGAATCGGTTCCATATGTTACCAAGATGATCGAAACGCTTGAAAATCGACCGAAAATTGCTGCTTGGCTAAAGAAACGTCCCGCGTCctatatataa
- the LOC104265479 gene encoding uncharacterized protein LOC104265479, with protein MKFVGLFLLTFCCLVLDVQSFLWNSGGSFATRYPTNPPTTTPVPCVYQRWGKCSVGSNSVRTRQPVTRTSSCRPQTERCSAGASLASGLVNSFVLVEPAVPENNNSVSRTKRQAPSWPPALKQRDILFLLDESGSLGQAPFNNVVKRIAAGMVSVLCGPIKIGPDNTRVAVTSFDRTIHDHIGFGDYTNNVTLVNAIRSISYTEGTSGRTCLLDALEHVRDVIIAPSSGGRPDDKNVKQEIFIITDGCGNCPRDRQAGAMQNLMQSLVINDIDVYVVAIRLGRGACQQKLAQLAKGGRCNHFFFVPHVNENDFIAGLEMNYCSQQWLYNPANVQACA; from the exons ATGAAGTTCGTCGGGTTATTCCTTTTGACTTTCTGTTGTCTTGTTCTTGATGTTCAGTCTTTTCTATGGAACTCTGGAG GTTCGTTTGCGACTCGTTACCCTACAAACCCGCCCACGACAACCCCGGTACCGTGTGTGTATCAGCGATGGGGAAAATGCTCTGTAGGATCGAACTCTGTCCGAACTCGCCAACCTGTAACACGGACATCTTCCTGCCGACCCC AAACAGAACGGTGTAGCGCAGGAGCATCGTTGGCATCAGGTTTAGTCAACAGCTTTGTCCTTGTAGAACCAGCTGTCCCAGAGAACAACAATTCCGTGTCTCGGACAAAGCGCCAAGCACCCTCATGGCCA CCTGCTCTAAAACAACGAGACATCTTGTTTTTGCTGGATGAAAGCGGTAGCCTAGGACAAGCGCCATTCAACAATGTCGTTAAAAGAATCGCAGCGGGAATGGTGAGCG TGCTGTGCGGTCCCATTAAAATTGGTCCGGACAATACTCGAGTGGCCGTTACTTCTTTTGATCGGACAATACACGATCATATAGGATTTGGTGATTACACAAATAACGTTACACTTGTCAATGCAATAAGATCGATCAG TTACACTGAAGGAACATCGGGAAGAACATGTTTGTTGGACGCCTTAGAACATGTTCGTGACGTAATCATTGCGCCATCAAGCGGTGGCAGACCAGACGATAAAAACGTCAAACAGGAGATTTTCATTATAACTGATGG GTGTGGGAATTGCCCTCGTGACCGACAAGCTGGTGCCATGCAAAATCTAATGCAGTCGCTAGTTATAAATGACATTGACGTTTACGTGGTGGCTATTAGGCTCGGACGGGGTGCATGTCAACAGAAACTAGCG cAACTAGCAAAAGGAGGAAGATGCAACCATTTCTTTTTCGTTCCTCATGTTAACGAGAATGACTTTATTGCGGGGTTGGAAATGAACTACTGTAGCCAACAGTGGCTTTATAACCCCGCCAATGTACAAGCATGTGCTTAA
- the LOC100186966 gene encoding glutathione S-transferase 1, translating into MPTYKLCYFDLRGLGEMGRLIFAEAGVDYTDERIKKEDWPARKPGMPFGKMPVLFVDDVPIAHSRAMVRYLGRTFNLMGSNELEAAQIDMWIEVLFEAVMEYPFSEQDETKKAEKKETAWTDHFFPKFTKLNEQIAKSCGPYILGEKVSVADIVVCAMIELLKTLYDASKFESFGLISKLTDTVAARPNIAAWLKKRPQD; encoded by the exons AtgccaacttacaagttatgtTACTTCGACCTCCGAGGACTTGGTGAGATGGGAAGATTAATCTTCGCAGAGGCTGGAGTTGACTACACCgatgaaagaataaaaaaagaagattGGCCAGCCAGAAAACCAG GCATGCCATTTGGGAAGATGCCGGTTCTATTTGTGGATGATGTTCCAATCGCTCACAGCAGAGCTATGGTTCGTTATCTTGGCCGAACATTCAATTTAATGGGATCAAATGAGTTGGAAGCAGCTCAGATTGATATGTGGATTGAAGTTTTGTTCGAAGCTGTTATGGAATATCCATTCAGTGAACAGGACGAGACCAAAAAg GCAGAGAAAAAGGAGACTGCATGGACCGAccatttttttcctaaatttacaaaactgaATGAACAAATTGCAAAATCATGTGGACCATATATTCTAGGAGAG AAAGTGTCAGTTGCTGACATAGTTGTCTGTGCAATGATAGAGTTGCTTAAGACGTTGTACGATGCCTCCAAGTTCGAGTCTTTCGGTCTCATTAGTAAACTCACAGACACAGTGGCCGCAAGACCAAATATTGCAGCTTGGCTGAAGAAAAGACCACAAGACTAA
- the LOC100183774 gene encoding uncharacterized protein LOC100183774 isoform X3 — translation MNRLEMYVKDLKTGICDVKGEPVVEKETVATAMVDGGNLLGPAVGKFCMNLAIKKASEAGVGWVCARRSNHYSIAGYYGLMAAEKSMIGMSMCNTSPLVVGSRAQQCTLGTNPIAFVAPTNSSDNFALDMATSTVAVGKIELQKRKGENIPNGWGADPQGRETNDPTKVLNGGGLLPLGGSEIGGGYKGYGLAMMVEVMCGVLAGAHYGKNIRRWGTTERIADLGQCFIAVDPKAFFPGFEERLQDFIDSQRNLEPSDPNHPVLVAGDPERIHMKKCDDMGGIPYPKNVVEYMNGVANKLGVSSMTTINPKV, via the exons ATGAACAGACTTG AGATGTACGTCAAAGATTTGAAGACAGGAATTTGCGACGTGAAGGGCGAGCCTGTTGTTGAGAAGGAAACGGTTGCCACGGCAATGGTGGATGGGGGGAATCTACTCGGACCTGCTGTTGGGAAGTTTTGTATGAACCTTGCTATTAAG AAAGCGTCGGAAGCAGGTGTTGGTTGGGTGTGTGCACGCAGATCAAACCACTACAGTATAGCTGGGTATTATGGGTTGATGGCTGCTGAAAAGTCTATGATT gGAATGTCCATGTGTAACACCTCCCCATTAGTGGTTGGTTCGCGGGCCCAACAGTGCACTTTGGGTACAAATCCAATTGCTTTTGTTGCACCAACTAATTCTTCCGATAACTTTGCACTAGATATGGCCACCTCAACTGTAGCAGTTGGAAAAATCGAATTACAGAAAAG GAAAGGCGAAAATATTCCCAATGGTTGGGGTGCTGACCCACAAGGTCGAGAAACAAACGATCCAACGAAAGTTTTAAACGGGGGTGGGTTGTTACCACTAGGTGGATCAGAGATCGGTGGCGGATATAAAG GATATGGGTTGGCTATGATGGTTGAAGTGATGTGTGGAGTGTTGGCTGGAGCTCATTATGGGAAGAATATTAGAAGGTGGGGAACAACTGAACGAATCGCTGATTTG GGACAATGCTTCATAGCTGTCGACCCAAAAGCCTTTTTCCCCGGGTTTGAGGAAAGACTCCAGGACTTCATCGACAGCCAACGTAACTTGGAACCCTCTGACCCTAACCACCCGGTTCTTGTGGCTGGTGACCCGGAACGTATACATATGAAGAAGTGTGATGACATGGGGGGAATTCCATATCCTAAGAATGTTGTTGAATACATG AATGGTGTTGCAAACAAGTTAGGAGTTAGCAGTATGACTACAATCAACCCAAAGGTTTAA